The genomic region CGGCATGAACCATATCAGCAATCTCACGAAGTTCATCATATGTGAAATTGTGCGGCAAACGCAAACCATAATTTTCTTCACCCACATAAATGCGGTCAACACCTGCATCTAAGAGCTCTTTGACCTGCTCGATAGATTCAGCTGTCGCAGTAATAATTATTTTTTCCATAACGTTTTAATTATACCACTCCTATAACAATTCGTCACTCAGATTTCCTCAGAATCCTTTTGTTATAGCTTTCTAAAGTATTTTTATCTAGCTTCAGAATGAGCAAAACTTTATGAGAGGAGAGACTCAAAAGAAATCCTCATTTTGAAACAAAAAAGAGGAACAACTATTTTAAACATATTTTTGACAAAGAGTCAAGAGCTTTTTTTAAAAAAATGTGACAAACATATTAATTTATGGTATGATATCAGTTGAAATAGAGGAGAGGAATTATGCCAACACCGTTAAAGCAACATAAAGACCTTGAAGAACAAGAACAACATCTTCAGGTAGATGATACCCCTAAATTTTACGAATTTCAGGAAATTAATCACAGAAGCGCTAAGCTCAAAGAACTCATGTTCTTTGCCCGTATTGCTTTATTTGCTATTTCCACTGTTGTGGTATCTTTCTTTTTACTTGTCTTGAACCTGGCTCCAATCTGGGCTTTCTTGTTTGCCTCTCTTATCAGCCTAGCCATTACGTCAGCTGTTTCAAGCATTATTTGGTCATTAAGACATTGATAAACAAAACTCCCATTGCTGGGAGTTTTTTAATACGAAAAAAGCGGCCTTTGGACCGCCTTTTTATTATGCTTTAGTATCTGCTTCTGATTTTTCAGCTTCTGCTTTTGGTTCTTCAGAAGGTGCTTCATCTTCTTTTGCTGTGTAGTCAATGATAATATCATCAACTTCAGCTTCCACATCTTCTTTGACATCACCTGCTTTATCAGTAACATCGTCAACGACATCAGATACTTTTGACGTTAATTCTGATACTTTTTCAGTCGCATAGTCAGCTGCTGCTTGACCTTTTTCTTTAACGACTTCAAGAAATTCATCAGTTGTTAATTCGCCTGATTCAAATTTTTCTTTGTAATCGTTAAAAGTGTCTACTGCTAAGTCAGTGTATTCTGTTGCTTTATCTTTAGCTTTTTGACGGTATTCAGAAGGATTTTCTTTGTAAGCTTGATATGCTTTACTTGCTTTTTTCTGTAATTCTTTACCTTTTTCAGTAGATATGAAATAAGCTGCAGCTGCACCTGAGGCAACACCAATAATCACATTTCTCAATAATTTACTCATACTATTTCTCCTTTTTTAATAGTTTTGAGGCAACTTT from Streptococcus lutetiensis harbors:
- a CDS encoding DUF3270 domain-containing protein; this encodes MPTPLKQHKDLEEQEQHLQVDDTPKFYEFQEINHRSAKLKELMFFARIALFAISTVVVSFFLLVLNLAPIWAFLFASLISLAITSAVSSIIWSLRH
- a CDS encoding YtxH domain-containing protein, which gives rise to MSKLLRNVIIGVASGAAAAYFISTEKGKELQKKASKAYQAYKENPSEYRQKAKDKATEYTDLAVDTFNDYKEKFESGELTTDEFLEVVKEKGQAAADYATEKVSELTSKVSDVVDDVTDKAGDVKEDVEAEVDDIIIDYTAKEDEAPSEEPKAEAEKSEADTKA